A single region of the Candidatus Poribacteria bacterium genome encodes:
- a CDS encoding Uma2 family endonuclease, with protein sequence MVSAAARTRLTPKDYITIERKAPFKNEFIKGEIVAMSGASRSHNRITGDVFNGISNQLIDSECEAFIGDMRVKAGTTTSYFYPDVVVACKELRFEDHVFDTLLNPRIVVEVLSPSTEADDRGEKFARYRQIPAWQEYILISEDKVRVEHYLRQGTEWISTEFRKLTDVLPLISIDCALPLRDIYRRVTF encoded by the coding sequence ATGGTATCTGCTGCTGCACGAACTCGCCTAACTCCCAAAGATTACATCACCATTGAGCGCAAAGCACCCTTCAAAAATGAGTTCATCAAAGGAGAAATAGTCGCAATGTCTGGTGCCAGTCGCTCGCACAATCGCATCACGGGGGATGTGTTTAATGGGATTTCCAATCAATTAATCGATAGTGAGTGCGAAGCCTTCATCGGCGACATGCGTGTCAAGGCTGGCACGACAACTTCCTACTTTTATCCAGATGTGGTCGTTGCCTGTAAGGAACTCCGCTTTGAAGACCACGTTTTCGACACGCTCCTCAATCCGCGTATTGTTGTGGAGGTACTCTCCCCATCAACCGAAGCCGATGATCGAGGTGAAAAATTCGCACGTTATCGGCAGATTCCCGCCTGGCAAGAATACATCCTGATTTCAGAAGATAAAGTGCGCGTGGAACACTATCTTCGTCAAGGCACGGAGTGGATTTCAACGGAATTCCGTAAACTTACAGATGTGTTACCGCTTATTTCTATTGATTGCGCACTTCCGCTTCGCGACATTTATAGGCGCGTCACATTTTAA